From Bufo gargarizans isolate SCDJY-AF-19 chromosome 10, ASM1485885v1, whole genome shotgun sequence, the proteins below share one genomic window:
- the LOC122920092 gene encoding uncharacterized protein LOC122920092, whose translation MEDLLKQLIFRAESQGGEEWLRKCLQQGPDQQEELLLSSNPVCCAVPGASAELIDPPCDNFVRMREKPETRSPIKKRQRRDKRAYSPSQYAPPSKTKKTNLSSSRASRKIQRRHFQQHSTVTQEPSPASTVDHPPTSSASGPSKVVWIFGDELIQLAERRSAFRHSTVNLGYSAEFSINWFSFADLKISDIFKNVSLIYSKMSKPDLFILHIGSFDLGKIKTHLLIYELKELLCKICYLLDGVVLVFSDIIPKFSWFNSELSFLETIRKRINKKMEIYLKEIGHGNYRHVELEGFVRGLYQEKDDQLSDIGCDIFISDLQNIIDNGFY comes from the exons ATGGAAGATCTGTTGAAACAACTTATTTTCAGAGCAGAAAGCCAAGGGGGAGAAGAATGGCTGAGGAAGTGCTTACAGCAAGGACCGGACCAGCAAGAAGAGCTTCTTTTATCTTCTAATCCCGTCTGCTGCGCAGTACCTGGCGCGAGCGCCGAACTGATCGATCCTCCCTGCGATAATtttgtgcgcatgcgcgaaaaacctGAGACCCGCTCGCCGATTAAAAAACGTCAGCGGAGAGACAAGAGGGCATATTCCCCTTCACAATATGCGCCTCCTTCTAAGACCaagaaaaccaacttatcttcaaGCCGAGCCAGCAGGAAAATTCAACGGCGTCATTTTCAACAGCATTCAACTGTCACTCAGGAGCCATCACCTGCTTCAACAGTTGATCATCCTCCTACATCATCTGCTTCTG GACCTTCAAAAGTTGTATGGATTTTTGGGGATGAACTGATTCAATTGGCTGAGAGAAGATCTGCTTTTAGACATTCTACTGTTAATTTAGGTTATTCAGCAGAATTTTCCATAAACTGGTTTTCCTTTGCTGACCTTAAAATTTCTGATATCTTCAAGAATGTCAGCCTTATATATTCAAAAATGTCGAAACCTGACctgtttattttacatattggctcgtttgatttgggaaaaatcaaaacgcATTTGTTAATTTATGAATTAAAAGAATTGTTATGTAAAATATGCTACTTACTTGATGGTGTTGTACTCGTATTTTCTGACATCATCCCAAAATTTTCTTGGTTCAATTCTGAGTTATCCTTTCTGGAAACAATTAgaaaaagaattaataaaaaaatggagatttatttGAAGGAAATTGGTCATGGCAATTACAGACATGTTGAATTAGAAGGATTCGTTAGAGGACTTTACCAAGAAAAGGATGATCAGCTTTCTGATATTGGATGTGATATATTCATTTCAGATTTGCAGAACATAATTGATAATGGTTTTTATTAA